A stretch of Desulfitobacterium dichloroeliminans LMG P-21439 DNA encodes these proteins:
- the gpr gene encoding GPR endopeptidase: protein MKKTDLLRAFNVNIDLAVEAHELLRGDADTEVPGVSMEVDNLDHATVTTIKILNEQGVQEMGRPQGTYITIDVPEVHDNNYLTHQDITKTLSDELTELMSLSEDASILLVGLGNWNATPDALGPQVIDKSLVTRHLFNYTPVELQGKLRKVSAIAPGVLGITGIETAEIIRGIVEHVKPDLVIAIDALAAGSLERIGTSIQISDTGISPGSGVGNRRTGINEETLGCRVIAIGLPTVMNAAIIANNCLDSLLDELKTSPALFRLYKEFSPKVFEQILEKALYPYHNNLMVTPKEVDSLIQTTARIIAGALGMSLHPGISTEEYQMYMQ, encoded by the coding sequence TTGAAAAAAACAGATTTGTTGCGCGCCTTTAATGTGAATATTGATCTGGCAGTCGAAGCCCATGAATTATTAAGGGGAGATGCAGACACCGAAGTCCCCGGGGTGAGTATGGAGGTAGATAACCTCGATCATGCCACAGTGACGACGATTAAAATCTTAAATGAACAAGGCGTTCAGGAGATGGGACGCCCCCAAGGGACCTATATCACCATCGATGTTCCAGAAGTACATGATAACAATTACTTGACCCACCAAGATATCACTAAAACCTTATCCGATGAGCTGACTGAGTTGATGAGTTTATCCGAAGACGCCAGCATTCTCCTTGTGGGATTGGGCAACTGGAATGCGACTCCTGATGCTCTGGGTCCCCAGGTCATTGATAAAAGCTTAGTAACTCGCCATTTATTCAACTATACTCCCGTCGAACTACAAGGTAAGCTGCGCAAAGTCAGCGCCATAGCACCCGGCGTTCTAGGTATAACCGGTATCGAAACTGCAGAAATCATCCGTGGCATCGTTGAGCATGTGAAGCCGGATCTGGTCATAGCAATCGATGCCTTAGCAGCCGGTTCGCTCGAACGCATCGGCACAAGCATTCAAATCTCCGATACGGGAATCTCTCCGGGATCGGGTGTGGGCAATCGGCGCACAGGAATCAATGAGGAAACACTGGGTTGCCGAGTCATCGCCATCGGTCTGCCCACAGTTATGAATGCCGCCATTATTGCCAATAACTGTCTCGATTCCTTATTGGATGAGCTAAAGACCAGTCCAGCCCTTTTCCGTCTTTACAAGGAGTTCAGCCCCAAAGTCTTTGAACAGATTTTAGAAAAGGCCTTGTATCCTTATCACAACAATCTCATGGTCACCCCTAAAGAGGTCGATTCTCTAATTCAGACCACCGCTCGCATCATCGCCGGGGCTTTAGGTATGAGTCTCCATCCCGGCATCAGTACAGAAGAATATCAGATGTATATGCAATAA
- a CDS encoding small, acid-soluble spore protein, alpha/beta type produces MADTKQTNQPVLNAALEQFKYEVAQEIGIANRKHKKTPNT; encoded by the coding sequence ATGGCAGATACCAAACAAACGAATCAACCCGTTTTAAATGCTGCGTTAGAGCAATTCAAGTATGAAGTCGCGCAGGAAATCGGCATCGCAAATCGTAAGCACAAAAAGACCCCTAATACCTAA
- the recG gene encoding ATP-dependent DNA helicase RecG, translating into MIGNQGKIVLNHLQRAMVAEEKQGCCNTGVVGGFHLFLKGILSRLGQLEQDGDFSVLKDITHHYKDWSPLQRRQALAHLRRFLEEQKEPALSSQIDLKQDEREPKEPVETTDFHGPDSHAEDSHDKERTVRSNPSRALQYLKGVGPERAKFLAQLGLHNVKDLFFYFPRRYEDRSLRGIGELKDGEVATIAGKVVASQLSRGKIKVVKLSIEQEGRLIYGVWFNQTFILKQFPVGTSVIVTGKVRWQQRVPEIQATDIQKSGAAKLAEIIPVYSETARLSSKVLRGIIQGVMDQASEIFPEFLPSEEGGRWYSRAQAYQEIHFPQSFHSLGQARERLVFEEVLFLQLAVARLRAGVQKDDSPQLKDGEQLVKRFYDQLPFELTHAQKRVIQEIFRDMAETKGMARLVQGDVGSGKTAVAMAALLMAVGSGYQGAMMAPTEILALQHYQSLEAAFRPLGLNVVCLLGSQTKSERDKILSEIAYGKAQVIVGTHALIQESVQFHSLGLAITDEQHRFGVKQRTSLQTKGENPHVLVLTATPIPRTLALTLYGDLQLSALDEMPAGRKPIITRKLTERGRLSLEKFMDEQMDKGRQVYVVCPLVEESESLDLISATERFESLQERFPHRQVRLLHGRMKGAQKEEVMEAFQKGETHILVSTTVIEVGVDVPNATVMVIEGAERFGLAQLHQLRGRVGRGSEQSYCFLLSDTKNSRRLDVLCETQDGFKIAEEDLKLRGAGELLGTRQHGLMELRLADLSRDGRLVEQAYQFTQKVLAHPEHYVRVWQECDQFFSIENVGLH; encoded by the coding sequence ATGATCGGTAATCAGGGTAAAATAGTCTTGAATCATCTCCAACGCGCGATGGTGGCAGAAGAAAAGCAGGGCTGCTGTAATACGGGAGTCGTGGGCGGTTTCCATTTGTTTTTAAAAGGTATTCTCAGCCGTTTAGGGCAATTGGAGCAGGATGGGGATTTCAGTGTCCTTAAGGATATAACCCATCACTATAAGGATTGGAGTCCTTTACAACGCCGTCAAGCTCTCGCCCACCTACGCCGTTTTCTCGAAGAACAAAAGGAACCGGCATTATCCTCACAGATCGATCTGAAACAAGATGAAAGAGAGCCCAAAGAGCCTGTAGAGACTACAGATTTTCATGGCCCAGACTCACATGCTGAAGATTCCCATGACAAAGAGAGAACCGTTAGGTCTAATCCCTCGCGCGCCTTGCAATATCTGAAGGGAGTAGGACCGGAGCGTGCAAAGTTCCTTGCCCAGCTTGGTTTACATAATGTTAAGGATCTTTTCTTTTATTTTCCTCGCCGCTATGAGGATAGGAGTTTGCGCGGGATTGGTGAGCTAAAAGATGGAGAAGTTGCGACCATCGCCGGCAAAGTCGTTGCCAGCCAACTTTCTCGAGGCAAGATTAAGGTCGTTAAGCTGAGCATCGAACAAGAGGGGCGCTTAATCTACGGAGTTTGGTTTAATCAAACCTTTATACTTAAGCAGTTTCCTGTGGGTACATCAGTAATTGTGACGGGAAAGGTACGGTGGCAGCAACGGGTTCCGGAAATCCAAGCCACTGATATTCAGAAGTCCGGGGCAGCAAAACTTGCCGAGATCATTCCGGTTTATTCGGAAACTGCACGGCTTTCCTCGAAAGTCCTGCGCGGTATTATTCAGGGGGTTATGGATCAGGCTTCAGAGATCTTCCCCGAATTTCTACCCTCGGAGGAGGGAGGAAGATGGTATTCCCGTGCCCAAGCCTATCAAGAAATTCACTTCCCCCAATCCTTTCATAGCCTAGGTCAAGCTCGAGAGCGCTTAGTTTTTGAAGAAGTGCTATTCCTACAGTTAGCAGTAGCTCGCTTACGAGCAGGGGTGCAAAAGGATGATAGTCCTCAACTGAAGGACGGGGAACAGCTGGTCAAACGCTTCTATGACCAGCTACCTTTTGAACTAACCCATGCGCAAAAACGAGTAATACAGGAAATCTTTCGTGATATGGCCGAGACCAAAGGCATGGCTCGCTTGGTTCAAGGGGATGTGGGTTCAGGAAAGACAGCGGTGGCTATGGCGGCATTGTTGATGGCTGTGGGCTCAGGGTATCAGGGTGCCATGATGGCTCCCACAGAAATCTTGGCCTTGCAGCATTATCAATCCTTAGAAGCGGCCTTTAGGCCCCTCGGATTAAATGTTGTATGTCTTTTAGGTAGTCAGACGAAGAGTGAGCGGGATAAGATTCTCTCGGAAATCGCCTACGGAAAAGCTCAGGTCATCGTCGGAACCCATGCCTTGATCCAGGAAAGTGTGCAATTTCACTCCCTTGGGCTAGCCATAACTGACGAACAGCATCGCTTTGGTGTCAAGCAGAGAACTTCTCTCCAAACTAAAGGGGAGAACCCCCACGTCCTGGTCCTTACAGCGACTCCTATTCCCCGCACCTTGGCCTTAACCCTCTATGGGGATCTCCAACTTTCAGCTCTCGACGAAATGCCCGCCGGTCGCAAGCCCATCATCACCCGTAAGCTCACGGAACGCGGCAGGCTGAGCCTGGAAAAGTTTATGGATGAGCAGATGGACAAGGGGAGGCAGGTCTATGTGGTATGCCCTCTCGTGGAGGAATCGGAAAGCTTGGACTTAATTTCGGCAACGGAGCGCTTTGAGTCCTTGCAGGAACGGTTTCCCCACCGTCAGGTCCGTTTGCTTCACGGTCGCATGAAGGGGGCACAAAAGGAAGAAGTAATGGAAGCTTTTCAGAAAGGTGAAACCCATATTCTCGTCTCTACCACAGTCATTGAAGTAGGGGTCGACGTTCCTAATGCGACCGTTATGGTGATTGAAGGGGCAGAACGTTTTGGTCTAGCTCAACTGCATCAGCTCAGAGGTCGAGTGGGAAGGGGAAGTGAGCAGTCCTATTGTTTCCTCTTATCCGATACGAAAAATAGTCGCCGTCTCGATGTTCTGTGTGAGACCCAGGATGGTTTTAAAATAGCTGAGGAGGACTTAAAGCTTCGGGGAGCCGGAGAGCTATTAGGGACAAGACAACATGGTCTTATGGAATTGCGTCTGGCAGATTTGTCCCGGGATGGCCGACTGGTGGAACAAGCCTACCAATTCACCCAAAAAGTTCTCGCCCACCCTGAGCACTATGTTAGAGTGTGGCAAGAATGTGATCAATTTTTTTCCATAGAAAATGTGGGTCTTCATTAA
- the sdaAA gene encoding L-serine ammonia-lyase, iron-sulfur-dependent, subunit alpha has product MRSTMDYVSLAEQEGKKIGEIVLVEQAEEAEKSRDELSRRMAQSLQVMREAVQSGLTGERKSLSGLVGGEALKVNQWRSSQKSLIGDRMNGAIARALAVVEVNASMGKIVAAPTAGSCGVLPAVLLTAEEALQSSEEEVVTALFCAAGIGMIIADRANVSGAEGGCQAEIGSAAGMAAAAAVELAGGSPAACAHAAAIAMKSFLGLVCDPVAGLVEVPCVKRNATASTVALAAAEMALAGIESAIPLDEVIDAMNEIGKSMPCSLRETAQGGLAITPTGQRIQADFL; this is encoded by the coding sequence ATGCGTTCCACCATGGATTATGTATCCCTTGCCGAGCAAGAAGGGAAGAAAATTGGCGAGATCGTCCTTGTCGAGCAAGCCGAAGAAGCAGAAAAAAGCCGGGACGAGCTAAGTCGTCGAATGGCCCAAAGCCTTCAAGTCATGAGGGAGGCTGTCCAAAGCGGACTGACCGGAGAGAGAAAATCTTTATCTGGGTTGGTGGGCGGTGAGGCTCTTAAAGTAAACCAATGGCGAAGCTCACAGAAGAGCTTAATCGGGGACCGAATGAATGGTGCCATAGCTCGAGCCTTAGCGGTTGTGGAAGTCAATGCCAGCATGGGTAAAATCGTCGCCGCCCCCACCGCTGGGTCCTGTGGTGTGCTACCGGCAGTATTGCTGACTGCTGAAGAGGCTCTCCAGTCTTCTGAAGAAGAAGTAGTGACGGCCCTGTTTTGTGCTGCGGGTATCGGCATGATCATTGCCGACCGAGCCAATGTCTCGGGGGCTGAAGGTGGATGTCAAGCTGAAATTGGGTCTGCCGCAGGAATGGCAGCCGCAGCCGCCGTAGAGTTGGCAGGCGGAAGCCCTGCCGCATGTGCTCATGCAGCCGCTATAGCTATGAAATCCTTCCTGGGCTTGGTGTGTGACCCTGTGGCCGGACTTGTAGAGGTGCCATGTGTTAAGCGTAATGCTACTGCTTCTACGGTTGCTCTGGCAGCAGCCGAGATGGCTTTGGCTGGTATAGAAAGTGCTATCCCTTTAGACGAAGTGATTGATGCCATGAACGAAATCGGTAAAAGCATGCCCTGCTCACTTCGGGAAACGGCTCAAGGGGGATTGGCTATTACTCCCACTGGTCAAAGGATTCAGGCGGATTTTTTATGA
- the sdaAB gene encoding L-serine ammonia-lyase, iron-sulfur-dependent subunit beta, whose product MGRSTVFDLIGPIMVGPSSSHTAGAVRLGAMARKIYGGQPQEAVLTLHGSFAETGKGHGTNLALIAGLLGMRTDDERIPQAQDIADEQGLSIRFRTEDLGDVHPNTVKISLKAGEGHEVVVMGSSIGGGRIKIQGINEFKVEIMGDYHTLVVLQNDLPGVVAQVTSLIATTQINIAQMRVSREKKGAHALMIIETDQAIDPAALALINKLPAVNEAMAIEPLE is encoded by the coding sequence ATGGGACGGAGTACCGTTTTTGATTTGATTGGCCCGATCATGGTGGGGCCTTCCAGTTCACATACTGCAGGGGCAGTGCGCTTAGGTGCTATGGCCAGAAAGATATATGGAGGTCAACCCCAGGAAGCGGTGTTGACGCTGCATGGCTCCTTTGCGGAGACAGGTAAAGGCCACGGTACAAATCTTGCCTTAATAGCCGGGCTATTGGGGATGCGTACAGACGACGAGAGGATTCCGCAGGCTCAAGACATTGCTGATGAGCAAGGCCTATCCATTCGCTTTAGGACAGAAGATTTAGGGGATGTTCACCCGAACACGGTGAAAATCAGTCTGAAGGCTGGGGAGGGGCATGAGGTTGTCGTCATGGGCTCTTCCATCGGCGGCGGGCGAATTAAGATTCAAGGCATTAATGAGTTTAAGGTTGAAATCATGGGAGATTATCATACCTTAGTCGTTCTGCAAAATGATCTGCCGGGAGTGGTAGCCCAAGTCACCTCCTTAATTGCCACGACTCAAATCAATATCGCCCAAATGAGAGTTTCCAGAGAGAAAAAAGGGGCTCATGCCTTGATGATCATCGAGACCGATCAGGCTATCGACCCAGCTGCATTAGCTTTGATCAATAAGCTTCCAGCAGTAAACGAGGCCATGGCTATAGAACCTTTAGAATAA
- a CDS encoding DAK2 domain-containing protein yields MITGLQWKQMMRFGARALERKKHDVDALNVFPVPDGDTGTNMNFTIQSAVKDAEKTSGASVAEVATAVSMGSLMGARGNSGVILSQLLRGIAKGLEGHKEANGLQVAQALQVGVDTAYKAVMKPVEGTILTVAREVAKGAQNSAKHGAPPLQILKDAYVRGQLTLEKTPDMLPVLKQAGVVDAGGQGFLIILSGWIAALEGQEFEEEVVLATPQAESQMIRGITAIEDLEFPYCTEFLVKGQNLRVEKIREDLAASGDSLLVVGTEEVVKIHVHVKNPGNILDYAIQWGSLHQVAIHNMLEQNEAMAHAQKHEELDESSLQETPSEEKEHGIVAVAMGEGIADVFRSLGVDEVIFGGQTMNPSTENIVEAVRKVQAKNVYILPNNGNIVMAARQVKELVTDRNVYIIPTKSIPQGISALVNYNPQGDAAENAKNMEDGLSLIKSGEVTYAVRDSQFGDLEISEGDILGLIEDVIQVTGKDRLQVAKETLDTMKWKDHDLVTIFYGEDVSEEQAEELRTWIAAEAPHIELELYPGYQPLYYYIFGVE; encoded by the coding sequence ATGATTACTGGATTGCAGTGGAAACAGATGATGCGATTCGGTGCCAGGGCGTTGGAACGCAAGAAGCATGATGTGGATGCGTTGAATGTCTTCCCTGTACCCGATGGTGACACTGGAACAAATATGAACTTCACGATTCAATCTGCTGTCAAGGATGCGGAGAAGACTTCGGGAGCATCGGTTGCTGAAGTCGCTACCGCAGTCTCTATGGGATCTTTGATGGGTGCCCGTGGAAACTCAGGGGTGATTTTATCTCAGCTTTTGCGGGGTATAGCTAAAGGCCTGGAAGGCCATAAGGAAGCAAATGGTCTGCAGGTTGCCCAGGCCTTACAGGTAGGAGTAGATACTGCCTATAAAGCAGTGATGAAGCCTGTGGAAGGGACCATTCTAACCGTAGCTCGTGAAGTGGCTAAGGGTGCTCAAAATAGTGCCAAACACGGTGCCCCTCCTTTGCAGATATTAAAGGACGCCTATGTTCGGGGACAGCTGACTCTTGAAAAAACTCCTGATATGCTTCCCGTCTTGAAACAGGCTGGGGTTGTCGATGCCGGGGGACAAGGATTTCTAATCATCTTAAGCGGTTGGATTGCAGCTTTAGAAGGTCAAGAATTTGAAGAAGAGGTCGTTCTTGCTACCCCACAGGCTGAATCGCAAATGATACGAGGAATTACCGCTATTGAAGACTTGGAGTTCCCTTATTGTACGGAGTTTTTGGTCAAAGGTCAGAATCTGCGCGTGGAAAAAATCCGAGAGGATTTAGCGGCAAGTGGCGATTCACTCTTGGTTGTCGGAACTGAAGAAGTCGTCAAAATCCATGTCCATGTCAAGAACCCAGGCAATATTTTGGATTATGCTATCCAATGGGGATCGCTTCATCAAGTAGCTATCCATAATATGCTGGAGCAAAATGAAGCTATGGCTCATGCACAGAAGCATGAGGAGCTGGATGAGAGTTCCTTGCAGGAGACCCCCTCAGAGGAGAAAGAGCATGGTATTGTTGCCGTAGCCATGGGGGAAGGAATTGCCGATGTCTTTAGAAGTCTGGGCGTGGATGAGGTTATCTTTGGTGGGCAAACCATGAATCCTAGCACAGAGAATATCGTCGAGGCTGTACGCAAGGTACAGGCCAAGAACGTTTATATTCTTCCTAATAACGGAAATATCGTGATGGCCGCTCGTCAAGTTAAAGAACTTGTGACCGACCGCAATGTGTATATTATCCCAACTAAATCAATTCCCCAAGGCATTTCGGCCTTAGTGAATTATAATCCTCAAGGTGATGCAGCTGAAAATGCCAAAAATATGGAGGATGGGCTATCCCTGATCAAATCAGGAGAAGTCACCTACGCAGTTCGTGATTCCCAATTTGGGGATTTGGAAATCAGTGAAGGTGATATCTTGGGACTGATTGAGGATGTCATTCAAGTCACAGGAAAAGACCGTCTGCAGGTTGCTAAAGAAACCCTTGATACCATGAAGTGGAAGGATCATGATTTGGTGACGATTTTCTACGGAGAGGATGTTTCCGAAGAGCAAGCGGAAGAACTGAGGACTTGGATTGCCGCAGAGGCTCCCCATATCGAGTTAGAGCTGTACCCCGGTTACCAACCCCTATATTATTATATTTTTGGGGTAGAATAA
- a CDS encoding Asp23/Gls24 family envelope stress response protein, whose translation MGQEINNNLGKIDISEEVIATIAGAAAVECYGLVGMASRKSTDKFSELLGRENLARGVVVSIDDQEVVIDLYIIVGYGVKISEVATNVMERVRYTTENLTGLKVAQVNVNVQGVRVLE comes from the coding sequence ATGGGTCAAGAGATTAATAATAATTTGGGGAAAATCGATATTTCAGAAGAGGTTATCGCAACCATCGCCGGTGCAGCTGCCGTTGAATGTTACGGTCTAGTGGGAATGGCCTCCCGGAAATCTACCGATAAGTTTTCCGAGCTTCTTGGTCGAGAAAATCTTGCCCGTGGAGTTGTTGTATCTATCGACGATCAGGAGGTCGTCATTGACTTGTATATTATAGTTGGTTATGGCGTCAAGATTTCCGAGGTAGCTACGAATGTCATGGAACGCGTTCGCTATACCACCGAAAATCTAACCGGCCTGAAGGTTGCGCAAGTCAATGTCAACGTCCAGGGAGTTCGCGTCCTGGAATGA
- the rpmB gene encoding 50S ribosomal protein L28, translating to MANVCAICAKGVATGIQVSHSHIRTKRTWKPNLQRVHALINGTSTRINVCTRCLRSGKVQRAI from the coding sequence ATGGCTAATGTATGTGCTATTTGCGCAAAAGGGGTTGCTACAGGTATTCAGGTCAGCCACTCCCATATCCGGACAAAGCGGACTTGGAAACCTAACCTGCAAAGGGTTCACGCCCTCATCAACGGCACTTCAACTCGGATTAATGTTTGCACTCGATGCTTACGGTCCGGCAAAGTTCAACGTGCAATATAA
- the hslO gene encoding Hsp33 family molecular chaperone HslO has translation MSNKYADELWLGTLGKGEVRWVAIGMTNTVEEAANRHQTTPVATAALGRLMGASLLLASSMKAEEAITLRLLGDGPLGGVVAVGNARGEVRGYVHEPQVNLPLNEKGKLDVAGAVGAGEFCVSRSLSNGESYTGMVPIVSGEIADDLVHYLHTSEQVRSAALLGVLVERDLHVAGAAGMLFQLLPGASEESIQMLENRLSQIQGISPIAVDSDSMEDLVRNIMGDMEYRVLEKRPVGFCCTCSKERVSETLISVGKEGFKDLLEDQHAELICHFCNEHYNFDEADLRELYQQAK, from the coding sequence ATGAGCAATAAATATGCCGATGAATTATGGCTAGGTACATTGGGTAAGGGTGAAGTTCGTTGGGTGGCGATAGGAATGACGAACACGGTGGAAGAGGCGGCCAATCGTCATCAGACGACGCCGGTGGCCACAGCAGCCTTAGGACGACTCATGGGAGCCTCCCTGCTGCTAGCGAGCTCTATGAAGGCGGAAGAAGCCATTACATTACGCTTGCTTGGGGATGGACCCTTAGGGGGTGTTGTCGCCGTTGGCAACGCCCGTGGCGAGGTGCGCGGGTATGTTCATGAGCCCCAGGTCAACCTTCCCTTGAATGAGAAAGGGAAACTGGATGTCGCCGGTGCGGTTGGAGCCGGAGAATTTTGTGTGAGTCGTAGCCTTAGCAATGGCGAGAGCTATACAGGCATGGTTCCCATCGTTAGCGGAGAAATTGCCGATGATTTGGTTCATTATCTCCATACCTCTGAACAGGTCCGCTCTGCTGCTCTATTGGGTGTCCTTGTCGAGAGGGATTTACATGTGGCCGGAGCGGCAGGGATGTTGTTCCAGTTGTTGCCCGGTGCCTCCGAAGAAAGCATTCAGATGCTGGAAAACCGTTTGTCCCAGATTCAGGGGATTAGTCCAATCGCTGTGGACAGTGACAGCATGGAGGATTTGGTACGCAATATCATGGGGGACATGGAATACCGGGTCTTGGAGAAGCGTCCGGTGGGCTTCTGCTGTACCTGCTCGAAAGAGCGAGTGAGCGAGACCTTGATTAGTGTAGGTAAAGAAGGTTTTAAGGACCTGCTCGAGGATCAGCATGCTGAATTAATCTGTCATTTTTGCAATGAGCATTACAACTTTGATGAGGCTGATTTGCGTGAGCTTTATCAGCAAGCAAAATAA
- a CDS encoding thiamine diphosphokinase, whose product MNIAVVANGEWNQEWGKRELSTYERLIAADGGANRIIESGYLPDALVGDLDSIKEENLEICRQQGIRILSYPCEKDETDLELALDYAAKVSEEEANGDSDAGRIKEIFLLGATGGRIDHLLGNLSIMFGFLKRGFQIRMKDPHQELWLLAGQKKLTGLKGQKLSIVPVTEKAIVRTEGLYYPLHQEVLHQDSPRGISNAFLGDEALIEVSSGTVAVVTLHSNFAS is encoded by the coding sequence ATGAACATAGCCGTGGTTGCCAACGGAGAGTGGAATCAGGAATGGGGTAAGCGGGAGTTGTCGACCTATGAGCGATTAATCGCGGCTGATGGTGGCGCTAATCGGATCATCGAGTCGGGGTATCTGCCGGATGCGCTAGTGGGTGACCTTGACTCCATCAAAGAAGAGAACCTGGAAATCTGTCGTCAGCAAGGTATCCGTATTCTAAGCTATCCCTGCGAAAAGGACGAAACAGATTTGGAGTTGGCTTTAGACTATGCGGCTAAAGTCAGCGAAGAAGAGGCAAACGGAGACAGTGACGCTGGCAGAATCAAAGAGATTTTTCTGCTGGGAGCTACAGGAGGAAGAATCGATCATCTATTAGGTAACCTCTCGATCATGTTCGGTTTTTTAAAACGAGGGTTTCAGATTCGCATGAAAGATCCTCATCAAGAGCTCTGGCTCTTGGCGGGGCAAAAGAAGCTCACAGGACTAAAAGGCCAAAAACTATCCATCGTTCCGGTGACGGAAAAGGCAATTGTGAGAACTGAGGGCCTCTATTATCCTCTTCATCAAGAAGTTTTACATCAAGATTCCCCGCGGGGAATCAGCAATGCTTTTTTGGGGGATGAGGCACTAATCGAAGTCTCGTCAGGCACGGTAGCCGTCGTGACCTTACACTCCAATTTTGCGTCTTGA
- the rpe gene encoding ribulose-phosphate 3-epimerase, which translates to MIKIAPSILSADFARLGDQVALVEKAGADILHIDVMDGHFVPNITIGPLVVKALRPHSKLRFDVHLMIEHPERYIDEFAKAGADHITVHLEATPHLHRTIQQIKGLGLTAGVSLNPATPLDGIKYILDELDMVLIMSVNPGFGGQKFIPAVLPKIEVLHRHLDQMQSSCEIEVDGGINPEIAPVVAKAGATILVAGAAVFACPDPAQAIQELRAACNKHLGGLK; encoded by the coding sequence ATGATTAAGATAGCCCCTTCCATTTTGTCGGCAGATTTTGCTCGCCTAGGTGATCAAGTGGCCCTTGTGGAAAAAGCAGGTGCAGATATTTTGCATATTGATGTGATGGATGGACATTTCGTTCCTAATATTACCATTGGCCCGCTTGTCGTCAAGGCTTTGCGCCCCCATTCGAAACTTCGTTTTGATGTCCACTTAATGATTGAACATCCCGAACGCTATATTGATGAATTTGCCAAAGCCGGAGCAGACCATATTACTGTCCATTTAGAAGCGACGCCTCATCTTCATCGGACTATTCAGCAGATCAAGGGTTTAGGTCTTACGGCAGGGGTATCTCTCAATCCGGCAACCCCCTTAGATGGGATCAAATATATTCTGGATGAATTAGATATGGTGTTGATCATGAGCGTCAATCCTGGCTTTGGTGGTCAGAAATTTATCCCGGCTGTGCTTCCTAAGATAGAAGTATTGCATCGCCACTTGGATCAGATGCAATCCTCCTGCGAAATAGAGGTTGACGGTGGAATTAATCCTGAAATTGCTCCGGTAGTTGCCAAGGCCGGTGCCACGATTCTTGTGGCTGGGGCAGCAGTCTTTGCATGCCCGGATCCCGCTCAAGCTATCCAAGAGCTGCGAGCTGCCTGTAATAAGCATCTGGGTGGTCTCAAATGA
- the rsgA gene encoding ribosome small subunit-dependent GTPase A: MISGILLKGYSGFYYVFAEGRVWECSLRGRFRIRNQEFLPGDRVKILPGTGIKATIEEVEPRRNSLVRPTIANVDQAFLVFAYVSPEPDLNLLDRLIIQVTDAQIKPVIIMNKLDLASTQADPSGKTIAADGMDFYRELGYDLIKVSTKTREGLVELQEQINGKVTVLAGPSGVGKSSLLNALSPDLELKTGDVSQKLKRGRHTTRHVELMVCGEGLLADTPGFSSLYLPEMKREELTDYFVEFRGAVGKCRFANCMHHKEPDCAVKAAVASGMIHPSRYEHYGQFLEEVIAAERRY, translated from the coding sequence ATGATTTCAGGAATACTACTCAAGGGCTATAGTGGATTTTATTATGTGTTTGCGGAAGGCCGAGTATGGGAATGTTCCCTGCGCGGTCGCTTTCGTATTCGCAATCAGGAGTTTCTCCCGGGAGATCGAGTGAAGATTCTACCAGGGACAGGAATAAAAGCGACCATCGAAGAGGTGGAACCACGACGGAATTCTTTGGTCAGGCCGACCATTGCCAATGTGGATCAGGCCTTTCTCGTTTTTGCTTATGTATCGCCTGAGCCCGATTTGAACTTATTGGACCGGCTCATCATTCAAGTTACCGACGCCCAGATAAAGCCCGTGATTATTATGAACAAATTAGACTTAGCAAGCACTCAAGCAGATCCCTCGGGAAAGACCATCGCTGCAGATGGGATGGACTTCTACCGAGAGCTAGGCTATGATCTGATCAAGGTTTCCACGAAAACGAGAGAAGGGCTTGTGGAATTACAGGAACAGATCAATGGGAAAGTGACTGTTTTGGCCGGACCCTCCGGAGTAGGAAAGTCCAGCCTTCTTAATGCTTTATCCCCCGATTTAGAGTTAAAAACAGGGGATGTCAGTCAGAAACTCAAACGGGGCCGCCACACCACCCGCCATGTGGAGCTCATGGTGTGTGGTGAAGGATTGCTGGCAGATACCCCGGGTTTCTCTTCTCTCTATCTTCCCGAGATGAAACGAGAAGAGCTTACGGATTATTTTGTTGAATTTCGGGGGGCAGTAGGGAAATGTCGCTTTGCTAATTGTATGCATCATAAGGAGCCGGATTGTGCGGTGAAAGCCGCAGTGGCTTCTGGGATGATTCATCCCTCCCGCTACGAGCATTATGGTCAGTTTCTAGAGGAAGTTATTGCAGCTGAGAGGAGATATTAA